The Leptospira brenneri genomic sequence AAATCCTGTTGATTTTTTAAAAACCTTACTTACTATCCTCTTGGTATGTCGGCAGAGAACCAGGGGGGTGGGAACGAATTAGACCTACTTACCGATTTTAAAAAAGGTTACGTATACTTCCTGACTGGTTTTCAAAACTTGGTGGGAAGTTTCCTCCAGTTCCTTAGTTCGGGTCTTACCGAAGCCAACAAACGTGAAATTCTTCCCTTTCGAAAAAACCTCGACCAAGAATTAGATAAATCACAAAAGAAAATCAAAGAGATCATCTTTAATTTAGATGAGAAACATTTATATGCGTTAGTAAGAAAGGAATACTCACGTTATTTTTCTCGTAACTTAGATGAAGTCAGTCGGGATGATTTTGTTCAGTTTCATTTGATCTTTGAAATGTTACGTTACTTTTATATCGAAAGCAAAGAAGGTTGGATTTTTTTGCGAGAAGCTGTTTTAAACGCAAAATTTAGTGATCCTGATTTTCAAAATAACGTTTTGTTGCGTTATCGAATTTTACCTGCCCTGGATAGATTAAACCAACTTGAGATTTTTCTCAAACGAATGAGTTTCATTTTACAAATTGATAATCCAAATTATCTAACTGAATACAAACCCACCAAACCAAAGTATCGTGATCGTATCATCTACCGATTGTCTTCTGTTTTTGATGAATCCTTGTATGACAAACCAACAACTCTTGAATCTGAAGATTCTGGAATTGAATATAAGGCTGATGAGGTAATTCAGAAGAGTGATAAGGATCCTAAACAAAAAAAAGATCTGGTCAATCAAAAAGCAAAATTAAAAGAAGAAGGTGTCACCAACTACATCCAAGCCTATGGAAAGTATACTTGGAACTCAGACCAACATTATTTTTTCAGATATGAATTGGATAAATACTTAGCAGAAAAAGCCTTATTTAAGTCGGCAATTAGTCTGGATTTGCATCTTGGTGCAGACGAACAGGTTCTTCGTGCAGAACTCATTCGGTCTATGACAAGTACGGAAAAGAAAAACAAATCTCCTGAAGATTTTGAAGTGGAATACCAAAACTTTCTAAAACAGTTTTTCCAGTTTTGTGAAAATATAATTCTTATGAATATGATGATCCCCAACCAAGTGAAGTATGTATTTTTATTTCATTTGGGGCCTTCTCATTTTTATATGATTGCAAAAAAGTTTTTAATGGAAGTCGGCACAGGTTATATCCATTCTCGTGGTTCAGATGGTAAAAAAGTAATCCGAGTAATTCCTGGTGAATATGTCAAAAAACATGTGATCGACTATTGGAACGAAATCATATTGCTGAATGTAGGTGAGGAGAAAAATAACCTAGCGTTATTAAAAAAACTAACGGAAATGATCGAAGAGAAATACAAAGAGATTTCGAAACTTACGATTCAAAAATATGATGAGTTAGATGAAGAAATCAAAAACTCAAAACCTAGAGATTTAATTTTTCGAGAACATATGAATGAGTGGATGGGAGCTGCAAACATCATTATCTTTAAAAGATTTGTGAAAAATAAATCTTATTAAAGGACTAAACTACAAGTTTTTGAATCGGCTGTGACGTAAAACTGTGTGGCGACCCCTGCCGGGAAAGGAATGATTGGATCGTTTTGTAAAACATAGTCGGTTGCTTTGCAAGATCGGTCAAACACTCGGACGGTCACTGTACTTTCACATCCTATGGTTAGGTTTCGAGATGATAATAATGTATCTGTATGAAAGGCTTTGGTTTCTTGACCATCAAACTCAACGGACAAACTACTTCCTTGTTTGAGTTCAATTTCTGGGCCATACTGTTTATTATATACCGTATAACAGTCGATAAAGTATTCCATCCCGGCGCAATTGACACCCGTTTTGGAATTAGGCAAACAGGATCCACCCGATTTTGAGACAGTAATGAATCCAGAAAATGCACCATCGGGAACTTTCGTATAGAGCTCCGTTCCTGTGTTGAGGCTGATGGTAGCTATGATATCATTAAACCGGATTACCGGATCAACTCCAAAGTTTTCTCCCTTGATGAGCACTTCCGTTGCAGCATAAGTAGCGTTGAGATTGTTTTGTGCAGGAGTTCCAATCTGAGGGGTGACAGAGGAGACTACAGGTGGAGAAGTGAGGAGAGCAGCTAAAGGATCTTCGTCTGAAGAAGAGATACAGGAAAAACTGCTTCCAAGTACTAGTGAGAATCCGATTGTGTATAAAATCCTTCTCATGACGGCTACTTCCATTATCGGAAATCCAAAACTGTTTTCATTTCTATTTTTTTGCCCAGAGGAAATTCTATGAACACTGTCACCCTGCAAACCCATCATACTTATGTAGCATTAATTGAACTCAATCGGCCGGAAGCAAAGAATGCGATTTCCATCCAATTTCTTTCGGAACTAAGAGAAAAAATCCAGGAAGTGCAAAAAAGCACAGCACGAGCCCTGGTCATCATTGGAAAAGGTGATTCATTTTCCTCTGGTGCTGATTTGAAGGAAAGAAAGTCCATGACGGACTTACAGGTCAAACAGTTCCTAAAAGATATCAATTTATGTTTTTCGGAATTAGCGAATCTCGCCATTCCCACAATTGCTGCGATCAATGGGTTTGCCTTTGGTGGCGGATTGGAAATGGCTTTATCGTGTGATATTCGTTATGCGAGCGAATCAGCACAAATGGGCCTCACGGAAACAAAACTTGGGATCATTCCGGGAGCAGGGGGAACCCAAAGGCTTTCTCGAATTGTGGGAGAATCTACTGCTTTGGAATGGATATTTTCTGGAAAAAAACTAACTGGGCAAGAAGCAATGTCTCGTGGTCTAGTTTCTCAAGTTTTTGAATCAGACCATTTACGGGAATCTTCTCTTGCCTTAGCACGGGAGATATCGGAATCTGCACCTATCGCGGTTTCTGCTGCCAAAAAGGCCGTGCGCCGTGGATTGGAATTACCATTGGAGTCTGCCCTGGAATGGGAGAGGCTGTGTTATTTTGAAACCATAGGTACGAAAGATCGAATGGAAGCCTTGCAGGCGTTTGCTGAAAAAAGAAAACCTAATTTTAAGGGAGAATGATCCGTGATTTTAACCGGAAAAGAAATTTTAAAAAGACTGGGAAACGATATCAAAATCGAACCATACGATGCGAATCTTTTGAATCCCAATTCTTACAACTTACGATTACATGAAGACCTTTTAGTATATTCAGAGTTTCCTTTGGATATGAAAAAACCAAACCCTGTACAGAATCTGAAAATTCCAGATGAGGGTTTATTGTTAGAACCTGGCAAATTGTATTTAGGAAGAACGATTGAATTTACTGAAACTCACAATTTAGTACCAATGTTAGAAGGTCGCTCTTCCATTGGGCGGCTTGGAATGTTTGTTCATATCACTGCTGGTTTTGGGGACGTAGGGTTTAAAGGATTTTGGACCTTAGAAATCCAAGTAACACATCCGTTACGAGTTTATGCAGGTGTTCAAATTTGTCAGATTTTCTATCATACAGTCGAAGGGGAAATCAGCGAATATAAATCAGGAAAGTACCAAGCCAACCAAGGCATCCAACCTTCTTTGTTGTATAAGGACTTTGAAAAGAAGTAACTTCTAGTTTTTCTTCGGAGGAATTTAGGAAGAGAAGAGCAAAAACCTGCCTCCAAAAACTGGACGGCAGGTTTGTATAAGAATCGTTATTTTTTAGCTTTGAAAGTACAGTCCCATTTTGGGTCATCAAGATTCAAACCACCAAGTTTCACCCAGTTGTTTGTTTTTCCAATAAAGGTAATGGAACAAAGAGTTCCTTTTAAATCCAAACGGTTTCCGCCTTCAAGGGAGGTGAATTTACCGCAGTAAGTTTTACCATCACGAGGGTTGTAGATTTTTCCGTTTTTATAAACACCTTCCCCTGCGTAATCAAAACCAGTGATGAAAACCATTCCAAGGTTTGGTCGGTTACGTAACTTTGGATCTTCGTTGTTATGGTCTAAGTAAGGAGTTCCTGGAACACCTTTGTCTTTTTCTTTTTCTTGGTATGCATTGTCTTTGATACAAACTGTTTTTCCGCAGTATTTATCACCACATTTGAAAATCTCGATGACTGAGTCTTTTTCAGGTGGAAGGTATCTTCCCACTGCAACGTCAGCCTCTTGGGCAAGCAGAGAACTTCCTGTGAAGAGGATGGCCGTCCATACACTTAAAACAAGTTTTTGATTCATATAGATCCTTATTCTATAAAATTGGGTTCAATCATTCTGACAGAAATTTTTTCTCTGGCAAGCTGGTTTTTTGAAATTCAGGACAACAAATTAGGAAAATACCAAATTGAAACAAATCGGTAATAGAACTAAAAGTATCGGGTTTCTGATTGAATGGGAAGTCCCCATTAGAGTATTTCTAACAGGGAAACAGACAACAATGTGGAAGGGTAGATAGACTAACCTCAATTAATTGAGGCTAGTCGCTTTTTCCAATAACTTGGAAAGTTTGAGAACGTTTTTATTTGTTGGATCAATGGATTGTGCTCTCGTTACATAAGTCACGGCACGATCTACATTTCCAAGAAGTCGGCTAACGTCCGCAAGGTTGATCAGGTTTTGGAAGTTTTCTGGATCATATTTAAGAGCTTCTTGAGCTGCTTTTAAAGCTCTTTCATAGTTTCCGAGTTTTTTTTCTGACATTGCTAGGTAATACCAGTATTCTCCCGATCCTTCGTTTTCTTTTAAGAACTCGTTCAGAACTTTTGCAGCAATGTCATATTCCTTACCTTTGTAACTCACAAGGCCAAGAAACTTGTTTAATTTCTGATTGGTTGGATCACCCAGGAAGGCTTTTCTCATTACGGTAATGGCCCTTTCAATTTCTCCATTTTGGTAAAGCGCTTTTCCTTCTTCAAAGGCACTAGAAGTTGTGAGTGCTTCATCCCAATCATCACCTGCGGTATCAAAAAAGTCATCCACAGGTTGGTGTGAAAGATCATCTTTTTCTGGACTGTGTAAGATAGGAGATTTTTCACTTTTGAAAACAACACTGAGCATGGAGATATCGTCTGTAACATCTCCAGATTTTTTGACCAATCTTTCGATTTCGTAGATATCACCATCGGCTTCTTCCACGAAACGGAGTACCATGGTTTCATCTTCATTGATGGTTCTTACATCTTCATCCGGAGTGAGGTCAATATCATCACGACCATCCGAACCAAGAATCAACTGATCTCCAGGAAGGAGTTGGAAAGTTTGTACTTCGAAAGGGTATTCTGAATCCAACCCCAGTTTTCTAAGTTTTAATTCTTCTTCGATGAAACTAGCTTTTCCATCACGGTAAAGAATGCTGTAAGGGTGTTCTGCATTGAAATACCAGATTTTTCCAGTTTCATCATCGATTAACATAACCGTTGCAGAGATTACCATCGTTCCACTAAAGGATTTGAATACAGCATTTACTTCTTCATAAACATCTGTGAGCCATTCATCCGGCGTACGATTGAGAATTCTTTTATTCCCTGCAGAACGGGCCATAATGGAATTCATTACCACACCCATAACAAGGGATCCACCAGCACCTTGCATGGATTTTCCCATCGCATCCCCGTTCATCACCATAGTATATCTATGAAAATCATCAGGTTTTCCTAGTTTTAGGTTTCCTGTGATACAAATATCACCCCCAAGATCTCCTGTTTTATTACGGAATTCAAAGGTTTTCTTTTGATGAACAAAGAAATCACAACGGATATTATCTGATTTATTTGCATTAAAAAATAAAGGTTTAGCAAGGAGAGAGGTGAGGAAGTAGTCACCATCTTGTTGTACTTTCAAACGATGGATTTCATCCATTTTCTCTTGAAGTTCTTTGGTTCTTTCCTTAACTTTCTCTTCCAAGTTTTCTGCATAGTCTTGTAGTTCTCGTCTTGCGTCGCGGATAGAGGAAACCATCCCGTTAAACGACTCTGCTAGATATCCAATTTCATCATTAACTTTGATGGGAACTTCTACTTCTAAGTTTCCTTGGTTTACTTTCTCAACCCCAGCAAGTAGAGCATAGAGTGGGTTTACTAACGCAGATCGGAAAAACAATGGAAAAATAACAAGTAACACGAACATTACTATCGCAAGAATGACTAACTCGAGTTTAGCGGACTTGTGCATATAGGCACGGTAATCTCGATAATTGAACCCAACCTCTCTGTTGACTTTCTTTTTCGAATCATACGTCATGTAGGCAATGTAATGCGAAACACCGTCTAAATCTTTTCTATAATGTCTTGTTAAGTCTGGTTTGAAATAACGGAAAAATTTGAGCATTTCGACACGGAGGTCTCTTCCGGAAATTTCGTTTCCATCCCATTTACATTCACTTACATGTTTGAGAATGGCATCACGGAATGTGTCTACATTTTTGACTTTTTCAACGTATTTGACACCTTCTTCGCAAAAC encodes the following:
- a CDS encoding LIC10067 family putative lipoprotein; this encodes MRRILYTIGFSLVLGSSFSCISSSDEDPLAALLTSPPVVSSVTPQIGTPAQNNLNATYAATEVLIKGENFGVDPVIRFNDIIATISLNTGTELYTKVPDGAFSGFITVSKSGGSCLPNSKTGVNCAGMEYFIDCYTVYNKQYGPEIELKQGSSLSVEFDGQETKAFHTDTLLSSRNLTIGCESTVTVRVFDRSCKATDYVLQNDPIIPFPAGVATQFYVTADSKTCSLVL
- a CDS encoding enoyl-CoA hydratase-related protein, translated to MNTVTLQTHHTYVALIELNRPEAKNAISIQFLSELREKIQEVQKSTARALVIIGKGDSFSSGADLKERKSMTDLQVKQFLKDINLCFSELANLAIPTIAAINGFAFGGGLEMALSCDIRYASESAQMGLTETKLGIIPGAGGTQRLSRIVGESTALEWIFSGKKLTGQEAMSRGLVSQVFESDHLRESSLALAREISESAPIAVSAAKKAVRRGLELPLESALEWERLCYFETIGTKDRMEALQAFAEKRKPNFKGE
- the dcd gene encoding dCTP deaminase, whose translation is MILTGKEILKRLGNDIKIEPYDANLLNPNSYNLRLHEDLLVYSEFPLDMKKPNPVQNLKIPDEGLLLEPGKLYLGRTIEFTETHNLVPMLEGRSSIGRLGMFVHITAGFGDVGFKGFWTLEIQVTHPLRVYAGVQICQIFYHTVEGEISEYKSGKYQANQGIQPSLLYKDFEKK
- a CDS encoding DUF2147 domain-containing protein → MNQKLVLSVWTAILFTGSSLLAQEADVAVGRYLPPEKDSVIEIFKCGDKYCGKTVCIKDNAYQEKEKDKGVPGTPYLDHNNEDPKLRNRPNLGMVFITGFDYAGEGVYKNGKIYNPRDGKTYCGKFTSLEGGNRLDLKGTLCSITFIGKTNNWVKLGGLNLDDPKWDCTFKAKK
- a CDS encoding SpoIIE family protein phosphatase; this translates as MSESILSVDHILTNYYTFGSLIVTVLLAVLTTFFFSLKDKTVATKHMALACLFLCLFQAGYLLGAFYYHPIASYHRWITGGFIIFGITHFGQFFFRFPDNENPKAATIILAILHAVAIVVVLWFLVTVSQGERKYHFTAHHWDFNSEGPSRILSFFIAAYSFINFLILPGYRIFHVGKDKRGTLFIMLIAALIAAVVPNITNVMSRDGAMERSTYLTALVLLFTLTFFIITISFINNSSERTTFMVKIVGISFVSILLIMQAFSYLVDQEKETSFDNTAIQKALRVAEGGERSKDILFVIESDSSGQNLKKAYLPSSVNLDLPLVQADLYNTALYDEVVSLGEADYRNSLKASITKTPYYFEGYKNAILQFLEENPDSEGAELKAEVSKLIERLNRRTFINTNKLADILPDEFCEEGVKYVEKVKNVDTFRDAILKHVSECKWDGNEISGRDLRVEMLKFFRYFKPDLTRHYRKDLDGVSHYIAYMTYDSKKKVNREVGFNYRDYRAYMHKSAKLELVILAIVMFVLLVIFPLFFRSALVNPLYALLAGVEKVNQGNLEVEVPIKVNDEIGYLAESFNGMVSSIRDARRELQDYAENLEEKVKERTKELQEKMDEIHRLKVQQDGDYFLTSLLAKPLFFNANKSDNIRCDFFVHQKKTFEFRNKTGDLGGDICITGNLKLGKPDDFHRYTMVMNGDAMGKSMQGAGGSLVMGVVMNSIMARSAGNKRILNRTPDEWLTDVYEEVNAVFKSFSGTMVISATVMLIDDETGKIWYFNAEHPYSILYRDGKASFIEEELKLRKLGLDSEYPFEVQTFQLLPGDQLILGSDGRDDIDLTPDEDVRTINEDETMVLRFVEEADGDIYEIERLVKKSGDVTDDISMLSVVFKSEKSPILHSPEKDDLSHQPVDDFFDTAGDDWDEALTTSSAFEEGKALYQNGEIERAITVMRKAFLGDPTNQKLNKFLGLVSYKGKEYDIAAKVLNEFLKENEGSGEYWYYLAMSEKKLGNYERALKAAQEALKYDPENFQNLINLADVSRLLGNVDRAVTYVTRAQSIDPTNKNVLKLSKLLEKATSLN